One Gloeobacter morelensis MG652769 DNA window includes the following coding sequences:
- a CDS encoding alpha/beta fold hydrolase yields MQRLAPVPAPFAPDAADIDHPQARWLLERIERVPVLCGDGSRPVATSFVRAGRADGPPVLLLHGFDSSLLEFFRLVPLLAAHRPTWAIDLLGFGFTERRPDLACSAAALKAHLWSFWLERIGEPVVLVGASMGGAAAIDFALTHAEAVAGLVLIDSVGFTCGPAVYRWLSPPFDGLALELWRAFKNRPAWGREDDLQRAARRCCALHTAQPHWQEALLRFSHSGGYDFLAPRIGGVAHRTLILWGEADGVLGTADAERFRRAIARSSLRWLSGCGHTPHLEQPEPTARHILDFARDVHRR; encoded by the coding sequence ATGCAGCGGTTAGCTCCCGTCCCGGCGCCCTTTGCCCCGGACGCGGCGGATATCGACCACCCGCAGGCGCGCTGGCTGCTGGAGCGCATCGAGCGCGTCCCCGTCCTCTGTGGTGACGGTTCCCGGCCCGTCGCCACCAGCTTCGTGCGCGCCGGCCGAGCAGACGGGCCACCGGTGCTTCTGCTGCACGGTTTCGACAGTTCGCTGCTCGAATTTTTTCGGCTGGTGCCACTGCTTGCCGCCCACCGCCCCACCTGGGCAATCGATCTGCTGGGCTTCGGCTTTACCGAAAGGCGACCGGATCTTGCCTGCAGCGCCGCTGCCCTCAAGGCGCACCTGTGGTCCTTCTGGCTGGAGCGGATTGGTGAGCCGGTGGTGCTGGTGGGCGCTTCGATGGGTGGGGCTGCCGCTATCGATTTTGCGCTCACCCACGCCGAAGCCGTCGCCGGGCTGGTGCTCATCGACAGCGTCGGCTTCACCTGCGGCCCGGCGGTCTACCGGTGGCTCTCGCCGCCCTTCGACGGCCTGGCGCTCGAACTGTGGCGGGCCTTTAAAAACCGGCCCGCCTGGGGGCGCGAGGACGACCTGCAGCGCGCCGCCCGGCGCTGCTGTGCTCTCCATACCGCCCAGCCCCACTGGCAGGAGGCGCTGTTGCGCTTTTCCCACAGCGGCGGGTATGACTTTCTGGCGCCCCGCATCGGCGGGGTCGCGCATCGCACCCTGATTCTCTGGGGCGAAGCGGACGGCGTGCTTGGCACCGCCGACGCCGAACGTTTCCGGCGGGCCATCGCCCGCAGCTCCCTGCGCTGGCTTTCCGGGTGCGGACACACCCCTCACCTCGAACAGCCCGAGCCAACCGCCCGGCACATCCTGGACTTTGCCCGCGATGTCCATCGCCGTTAG
- a CDS encoding cobaltochelatase subunit CobN produces the protein MSVPRLVLISSATALGSLPEALRLLEAEGPLFEVEVFLTHRLQDRSLAVETALASIAGARAVLFDLRGTPEQAVSLVQRARRESEGQAVVFIPVFAGDGAALGLLRMGDFVLQPGSYPPTASANGRVGGRHAANWQRCVQYWTHSGSENLANLLRFVAAEYAGVETQPAPPQIYPECGFIDPASGARYASYGEYRTAHPSDPQRPTVAVLLYGGTTLAANLAGGGELFAALAEGANVVCFFADGIRTADALKAHFFEDGWPICDAIVSLLWFRLDGGPLGGDAQKTVNLLGALDVPYYVAITSHSREIACWEASKDGLSAVETLATVALAELDGAIDPVMLYGLDPAQQVAPVPGRGEYLARRILKRVALTRKANRHKRVAVVLFNYPPGEGTLGTASFLDVFASVENVLVQLRRAGYSLEVPEAGTLKDLLLGRGLLQGGSFVGSERTARHALRVPLETYLRWYEKLPASLRRDSEQVFGPPPGDLMVEGTDLLMAGIAFGNVLVAVQPSRGIHEDPAKIHHDESLPAHHQYIAFYRYLAEADGWGADAVVHVGTHGTFEFLPGKQVALGADSVPDALMGDLPHVYLYHVVNVSEGTIARRRSYAQLVSHASPTFVAAGLYGHLLELEELLAEYEEQLRVSPPRARAVLRQMVRISAEHAVPLAVDEAALQDTSELFDPAPYEAALEALHRELFALKRVAVPLGLHTFGHRLTGEALVDYLALVARYDRPEAPALPRLLAVRSRLDYDRLLDRPGPELENLAHRARAVIERQVLGSDPGDGDLAESLVYLRWLADQVRYTDESAALIQALAGGYVEPGLGGDPVRTPSTYPTGRNTFQFDPTKLPTESACERGAEIAEATLRRYRAEHGGYPEAVGVILWGFETCKTLGETVGQILHYIGVRVDRGRGFAMKPEIVPLAVLARPRIDVTVNICGFFRDLFPHLVQLIDRAFEAVAGLAEPPEQNFVRRHTLETEGEAGVPRHGRLFGPPPGEYGNRLSSLIETGAWEAETDLARMYLNRTRYLYGQGACEAPEALERALGRVRLVSQVRDSHEFEVTDLDHYYEFFGGMARASQLVSGSRPAVLIADTTGERIEVKTLPEAVRQGVTSRLLNPRWIDGMLAHGHQGAQQIADRVEYLLGLDATTASVGTATWGQVARRFVFDAAMRDRLIAANPYAEAEIVRQLAQAHGRGYWQATDEERTHLDTLYGQLEYRLEAAPCSG, from the coding sequence ATGTCCGTACCCCGTCTGGTGCTCATTTCCTCAGCCACAGCCTTGGGAAGTTTGCCTGAAGCCTTGCGACTGCTGGAAGCCGAGGGTCCGCTCTTTGAGGTGGAGGTTTTTTTGACCCACCGCCTTCAGGACCGTTCGCTGGCAGTTGAGACCGCACTGGCGAGCATTGCAGGGGCACGGGCGGTGCTGTTCGATCTGCGCGGCACCCCCGAGCAGGCTGTGTCCCTGGTGCAGCGGGCACGGCGAGAGAGCGAAGGGCAGGCCGTGGTTTTCATTCCGGTTTTTGCCGGGGATGGGGCGGCCCTGGGACTGTTGCGCATGGGCGATTTTGTCCTCCAGCCCGGCAGCTACCCGCCGACCGCCTCCGCCAACGGCCGCGTCGGCGGTCGCCACGCCGCCAACTGGCAGCGCTGCGTGCAGTACTGGACCCACTCGGGATCTGAGAATCTGGCCAACCTGCTGCGCTTCGTGGCGGCGGAATACGCCGGGGTGGAGACCCAACCGGCGCCGCCGCAAATCTATCCCGAATGCGGCTTTATCGATCCTGCCTCCGGTGCGCGCTACGCCAGTTACGGCGAGTACCGCACCGCCCACCCCTCGGACCCGCAGCGGCCCACCGTGGCGGTGCTGCTCTACGGCGGCACTACCCTGGCTGCCAACCTGGCAGGGGGAGGCGAACTGTTCGCTGCCCTGGCCGAGGGTGCCAATGTCGTGTGCTTTTTTGCCGACGGCATCCGCACGGCGGATGCCCTCAAGGCCCACTTCTTCGAGGACGGCTGGCCGATTTGCGATGCGATCGTTTCGCTGTTGTGGTTCCGCCTGGATGGCGGACCGCTCGGGGGGGATGCCCAGAAGACGGTGAACCTGCTGGGTGCCCTCGATGTGCCCTACTACGTGGCGATCACCTCCCACAGCCGCGAGATCGCCTGCTGGGAGGCGAGCAAAGATGGACTGTCTGCGGTCGAGACCCTCGCCACGGTGGCGCTGGCCGAACTGGACGGGGCGATCGATCCGGTGATGCTCTACGGCCTCGATCCCGCTCAGCAGGTGGCACCGGTGCCGGGGCGCGGCGAGTATCTGGCGCGGCGCATCCTCAAGCGCGTCGCCCTGACGCGCAAGGCCAACCGCCACAAGCGCGTCGCCGTGGTGCTCTTTAACTATCCACCCGGAGAAGGCACCCTCGGCACCGCCTCGTTTCTCGATGTGTTCGCCTCGGTCGAAAACGTGCTCGTCCAACTGCGGCGGGCCGGCTACAGCCTCGAGGTGCCCGAAGCCGGGACGCTCAAAGATCTGCTGTTGGGTCGCGGCTTGTTGCAGGGCGGCAGTTTTGTCGGCAGCGAGCGCACCGCCCGCCACGCCCTGCGCGTGCCACTTGAGACCTATCTGCGCTGGTATGAAAAACTGCCCGCCTCCCTGCGCCGGGACAGCGAGCAGGTCTTCGGGCCGCCGCCGGGGGATCTGATGGTGGAGGGCACCGACTTGCTGATGGCGGGGATCGCCTTCGGCAATGTACTGGTCGCCGTGCAGCCCTCGCGGGGCATCCACGAGGATCCGGCCAAGATCCACCACGACGAGAGCCTGCCCGCCCACCACCAGTACATCGCCTTCTACCGCTATCTGGCGGAGGCGGACGGTTGGGGTGCCGACGCCGTCGTCCACGTCGGCACCCACGGCACGTTCGAATTTCTGCCGGGCAAGCAGGTGGCCCTGGGGGCCGATTCGGTACCCGACGCGCTGATGGGCGATCTGCCCCACGTCTATCTCTACCACGTAGTCAACGTCTCCGAAGGGACGATCGCCCGGCGGCGCAGCTACGCGCAGCTGGTGAGCCACGCCTCGCCCACCTTCGTTGCAGCGGGCCTCTACGGCCATTTGCTTGAGCTGGAGGAATTGCTCGCCGAGTACGAAGAGCAACTGCGGGTGAGCCCGCCGCGCGCCCGAGCTGTCCTGCGGCAGATGGTCCGTATCTCGGCCGAGCACGCCGTGCCCCTGGCCGTCGACGAAGCGGCCCTGCAGGATACCTCCGAGCTGTTCGATCCCGCACCCTACGAAGCGGCCCTGGAGGCGCTGCACCGGGAACTGTTCGCCCTCAAGCGGGTGGCGGTGCCGCTTGGGTTGCACACCTTCGGCCACCGGCTCACCGGAGAAGCCCTGGTCGATTATTTGGCGCTGGTGGCCCGCTACGACCGCCCGGAGGCGCCGGCCCTGCCGCGTCTGTTGGCAGTGCGCTCGCGCCTCGACTACGACCGTTTGCTCGACCGGCCCGGCCCCGAACTGGAGAACCTCGCCCACCGGGCGCGGGCCGTTATCGAGCGGCAGGTGCTGGGGAGCGATCCCGGCGATGGAGATCTGGCCGAATCGCTGGTCTATCTACGTTGGCTGGCCGATCAAGTGCGCTACACCGACGAGAGCGCAGCCTTGATCCAGGCCCTGGCGGGGGGGTACGTCGAGCCGGGGCTCGGGGGCGATCCGGTGCGCACCCCGTCCACCTACCCCACCGGGCGCAATACCTTTCAGTTCGATCCGACCAAACTGCCCACCGAGAGCGCCTGCGAGCGGGGGGCCGAAATCGCCGAGGCGACGTTGCGGCGCTACCGGGCCGAGCACGGCGGTTACCCCGAGGCGGTGGGGGTGATTTTGTGGGGCTTCGAGACCTGCAAGACCCTGGGCGAAACGGTCGGGCAGATTCTGCACTACATCGGCGTGCGGGTGGACCGGGGCCGCGGGTTTGCCATGAAGCCCGAAATCGTCCCCCTCGCAGTGCTCGCCCGCCCGCGCATCGATGTCACAGTCAATATCTGCGGCTTTTTTCGCGACCTCTTTCCCCATCTGGTCCAGCTGATCGACCGGGCCTTTGAGGCGGTGGCCGGGCTGGCGGAGCCGCCCGAGCAGAATTTTGTGCGCCGCCACACGCTGGAGACTGAGGGCGAGGCGGGGGTACCGCGCCACGGCCGCTTGTTCGGCCCGCCCCCGGGCGAGTACGGCAACCGGCTGAGCAGCCTGATCGAGACCGGTGCCTGGGAAGCAGAAACGGACCTGGCCCGGATGTACCTGAACCGCACCCGCTATCTCTACGGTCAAGGGGCCTGCGAAGCGCCCGAGGCGCTGGAGCGCGCCCTCGGGCGCGTGCGGCTGGTCAGCCAGGTGCGCGACAGCCACGAATTTGAAGTCACCGACCTCGATCACTATTACGAATTTTTCGGCGGCATGGCCCGCGCCTCTCAACTGGTGAGCGGCAGCCGCCCGGCGGTGCTCATCGCCGATACCACCGGCGAGCGCATCGAGGTGAAGACGCTTCCTGAGGCGGTGCGCCAGGGGGTGACCAGTCGTCTATTAAATCCCCGCTGGATCGACGGCATGCTCGCCCACGGCCACCAGGGCGCCCAGCAAATTGCCGACCGGGTCGAATATCTGCTCGGGCTCGACGCGACCACCGCCAGCGTCGGCACCGCCACCTGGGGCCAGGTGGCCCGCCGCTTCGTCTTCGACGCCGCGATGCGCGATCGCCTGATCGCCGCCAACCCCTATGCCGAAGCCGAGATCGTCCGGCAACTGGCCCAGGCCCACGGCCGCGGCTACTGGCAGGCCACCGACGAGGAGCGCACCCACCTCGATACTCTATATGGGCAACTGGAGTACCGCCTGGAGGCGGCGCCATGCAGCGGTTAG
- a CDS encoding nickel/cobalt transporter, whose product MLYVVSAFGLGALHALEPGHGKSLMAAYLVGSRGRPWDAVVLGLVVTLTHTLSVYMLAALTLVAARYFAPAWVEHYLELISGLLVLAVGAWLVWQRAIARLWAGWNHRVSHALNMRHNHDHDHGHGHGHDHHHDHSHEHPHGSVRTGERLDTRALIALGVSGGVVPCPGALAVLLTAVAAGGLSDVLQGLGLVVVFSLGLASVLIGLGLSLVLSVNWLEKRIDGSERYAPLVGQASAWFIFALGAYLTVRAVWA is encoded by the coding sequence ATGCTGTACGTTGTATCCGCTTTTGGCCTGGGAGCCCTGCACGCGCTGGAGCCGGGCCACGGCAAGAGCCTGATGGCCGCTTACCTGGTAGGTAGCCGCGGTCGACCCTGGGACGCGGTGGTGCTGGGACTGGTGGTCACCCTCACCCATACGCTGAGCGTCTATATGCTCGCGGCGCTGACGCTGGTGGCGGCTCGCTACTTCGCGCCTGCGTGGGTGGAGCACTATCTGGAACTGATTTCGGGGCTATTGGTGCTGGCGGTGGGTGCCTGGCTGGTGTGGCAGCGGGCGATTGCCCGGCTGTGGGCCGGTTGGAATCATCGCGTGAGCCACGCGCTCAACATGCGCCACAACCATGATCATGACCACGGCCACGGCCACGGTCACGACCATCACCACGATCACTCTCATGAGCACCCCCACGGGAGCGTGCGCACCGGCGAGCGGCTCGATACCCGGGCACTGATTGCCCTGGGTGTTTCCGGGGGGGTAGTGCCCTGTCCGGGAGCACTCGCGGTGTTGCTCACGGCGGTGGCGGCGGGTGGGCTGTCCGACGTCCTGCAGGGGCTGGGACTGGTGGTCGTCTTCAGCCTCGGGCTGGCCTCGGTGCTGATCGGTCTGGGCCTCAGCCTGGTGCTGTCGGTCAACTGGCTCGAAAAGCGCATCGACGGCAGTGAACGCTACGCGCCCCTGGTCGGCCAGGCCAGTGCCTGGTTCATCTTTGCCCTGGGGGCGTACCTGACGGTGCGCGCCGTCTGGGCCTGA
- a CDS encoding CRTAC1 family protein, producing MARSTGRQSADKAFYIGYDTAAKTWKGYLSSAVTAKIAVRAATTKPISTLTPVGFSAGPFPALSPVFLVYDKATNRYVDKTAAAGLGKAILGRLVAAGDFNNDGFVDLFITCNDELAKRPNILYLNKGDGTFVEAAGAAGAAGGTVGPHNTTTNLELGSKVAVADFNQDGFLDIFTGNTLWKSISKEQAYLAASNRLYRNEKNANHWLEIDLVGTRSNRDAIGARVVLKAGGKSQLREQGGGMHLFAQDHKRLHFGLGAAATVESVVVEWPSGVRQELKNLKVDQILKITEPQ from the coding sequence TTGGCCAGATCGACCGGGCGGCAGTCAGCCGACAAAGCCTTCTACATCGGCTACGACACCGCCGCCAAAACCTGGAAGGGCTACCTCTCCAGCGCCGTCACCGCCAAAATCGCCGTGCGCGCCGCCACCACCAAGCCGATTTCGACCCTGACACCGGTCGGCTTTTCCGCAGGGCCGTTTCCCGCCCTCAGCCCGGTGTTCCTGGTCTACGACAAAGCCACCAACCGCTACGTGGACAAGACCGCCGCCGCCGGTTTGGGCAAGGCGATCTTGGGCCGGTTGGTGGCGGCGGGGGACTTTAACAACGACGGGTTCGTGGACCTGTTTATCACCTGCAACGACGAGTTGGCCAAGCGGCCGAACATTCTCTATCTCAACAAAGGCGACGGCACATTTGTCGAAGCGGCCGGTGCGGCCGGTGCGGCCGGTGGGACCGTCGGACCGCACAACACGACGACCAATTTGGAGTTGGGTTCGAAGGTGGCTGTGGCCGATTTTAACCAGGACGGCTTTTTGGACATCTTCACAGGCAATACGCTCTGGAAAAGCATCAGCAAAGAACAGGCTTATCTGGCGGCATCCAACCGGCTGTACCGCAATGAAAAAAACGCCAACCACTGGCTGGAGATCGACCTAGTGGGCACCCGCTCCAACCGCGACGCCATCGGGGCACGGGTGGTGCTCAAGGCCGGGGGCAAAAGCCAGTTGCGCGAGCAGGGCGGCGGGATGCACCTGTTTGCGCAGGACCACAAAAGGCTGCACTTCGGGCTGGGGGCTGCTGCCACGGTCGAGTCGGTAGTGGTCGAGTGGCCCTCCGGGGTGCGTCAAGAACTCAAAAACCTCAAAGTTGACCAAATTCTCAAAATCACCGAACCGCAGTAA
- a CDS encoding DUF2231 domain-containing protein has translation MARHPNVPPIIETHDHEYRGSGVESTVAVAGHPLHPVIVTFPIAFLVAAFGSDLGYYLTQDPFWARASQWLLGAGIAGGVLAAITGMTDFLRIKRVQARSAGWIHMATNVVVLGIAVLNFLPRIDDPVGPILPLGIVASAVVAALLGVSGWFGGELSFRHKVGVIGEQDRTTS, from the coding sequence ATGGCCAGGCACCCCAATGTCCCGCCCATCATCGAGACCCATGACCATGAGTACCGCGGTAGTGGCGTCGAGAGCACTGTGGCCGTCGCCGGTCATCCGCTCCATCCGGTCATCGTCACATTTCCGATCGCCTTTTTGGTGGCCGCCTTCGGGAGCGACCTCGGGTACTACCTGACCCAGGATCCGTTCTGGGCGCGGGCATCGCAGTGGCTTTTGGGTGCCGGTATCGCCGGGGGAGTGCTCGCCGCAATCACCGGCATGACCGACTTTCTGCGCATCAAGCGCGTGCAGGCCCGTTCGGCAGGCTGGATTCACATGGCGACCAACGTCGTGGTGCTGGGTATCGCCGTGCTCAACTTCCTGCCGCGCATCGACGACCCGGTAGGACCGATCTTGCCCCTGGGCATCGTCGCTTCGGCGGTCGTGGCCGCCCTGTTGGGCGTCTCCGGCTGGTTTGGGGGCGAGTTGTCCTTTCGCCATAAAGTGGGAGTGATCGGTGAGCAGGATCGCACCACTTCTTGA
- the gap gene encoding type I glyceraldehyde-3-phosphate dehydrogenase: protein MSAVKIAINGFGRIGRLVLRAGLDNPDLEFVGINDLVPPDNLAYLLQHDSTHGRFKGTVEAQPDGMVVNGRFIPCTAIKNPVELPWGSLGVDYVVESTGLFTGYEGASHHLAAGARRVVITAPTKDPEKVPTLLMGVNHDQFDPDQDLIVSNASCTTNCLAPVAKVIHERFGLAEGLMTTVHAMTATQPTVDGPSKKDWRGGRGAAQNIIPSSTGAAKAVTLVLPELKGRLTGMAFRVPVPDVSVVDLTFKTEQPTSYKAICAAMKEASENELAGILGYTEEQVVSSDFTGDAHSSIFDAGAGIELNSQFFKVVSWYDNEWGYSCRVNDLIVAMAHKEKPASS, encoded by the coding sequence ATGAGCGCCGTAAAGATTGCAATCAATGGTTTCGGCCGCATCGGCAGGCTGGTACTGCGGGCAGGTCTCGACAATCCCGATCTGGAGTTTGTCGGCATCAACGATCTGGTTCCGCCCGACAACTTGGCCTACTTGCTGCAGCACGACTCCACCCACGGCCGCTTCAAGGGCACCGTCGAAGCGCAACCGGACGGCATGGTCGTCAACGGCCGCTTTATTCCATGCACCGCGATCAAAAACCCGGTCGAACTGCCCTGGGGATCGCTGGGGGTCGATTATGTCGTCGAATCGACGGGGCTGTTTACCGGGTACGAGGGAGCTTCCCACCACCTGGCGGCCGGGGCGCGCCGCGTGGTGATCACCGCCCCGACCAAAGACCCTGAGAAGGTGCCGACGCTGTTGATGGGCGTCAACCACGACCAATTCGACCCGGACCAAGACTTGATCGTCTCCAATGCCAGCTGCACGACCAACTGCCTGGCACCGGTGGCCAAGGTGATCCACGAGCGCTTTGGCCTTGCCGAAGGGCTGATGACCACCGTGCACGCGATGACCGCGACGCAGCCGACCGTGGACGGCCCGAGCAAAAAAGACTGGCGCGGCGGCCGGGGTGCAGCCCAGAACATCATTCCCTCCTCCACCGGGGCGGCCAAGGCGGTGACGCTGGTATTGCCCGAGTTGAAGGGCCGGCTCACCGGCATGGCCTTTCGGGTGCCCGTACCGGACGTTTCGGTGGTCGATCTCACCTTCAAGACCGAGCAGCCCACCAGCTACAAGGCGATCTGCGCCGCGATGAAAGAAGCCTCAGAAAACGAACTGGCGGGCATCCTGGGCTACACCGAGGAGCAGGTGGTCTCCAGCGATTTTACCGGCGACGCCCATTCGAGCATCTTCGACGCCGGGGCCGGTATCGAACTTAATTCCCAATTTTTTAAAGTGGTCAGCTGGTACGACAACGAGTGGGGCTACTCCTGCCGGGTAAACGATCTGATCGTCGCGATGGCCCACAAAGAAAAACCTGCCAGTTCCTAG
- a CDS encoding L-lactate dehydrogenase — MKGAIVGAGAVGMAIAYSMLIQNTFDELVLVDIDRRKVEGEVMDLVHGIPFVEPSVVRAGTLADCGGVDVVVITAGARQREGESRLSLVQRNVEIFRGLIGEIMEHCPNAILLVVSNPVDVMTYVAMKLAGLPPSRVIGSGTVLDTARFRYLLAERLRVDPRSLHAYIIGEHGDSEVPVWSRANVAGAFLSEIEPAVGTPDDPAKMFEVFEHVKNAAYEIIERKGATSWAIGLATTQIARAITRNQNRVLPVSVLMSGLHGIEEVCLAYPAVLNRQGIDRLVKFSLSPAEEEQLQRSARVMRQTLDEIQF; from the coding sequence ATCAAAGGGGCGATCGTCGGAGCCGGCGCAGTCGGCATGGCGATCGCCTACTCCATGCTCATCCAGAACACCTTCGACGAACTGGTGCTGGTCGATATCGACCGGCGCAAAGTCGAAGGGGAAGTGATGGACCTGGTCCACGGCATTCCCTTTGTCGAGCCGTCCGTGGTGCGCGCGGGCACCCTCGCCGATTGCGGGGGGGTGGACGTGGTGGTGATCACGGCGGGGGCCAGGCAGCGGGAGGGGGAGAGCCGCCTGTCGCTGGTGCAGCGCAACGTCGAGATTTTCCGCGGACTGATTGGCGAGATCATGGAGCACTGCCCGAACGCCATTTTGTTGGTGGTCAGCAATCCGGTGGACGTGATGACCTACGTGGCGATGAAACTGGCCGGATTGCCGCCCTCGCGGGTGATCGGTTCCGGGACGGTGCTCGACACCGCCCGATTTCGCTATTTGCTCGCCGAACGGCTCAGAGTCGATCCGCGCAGTTTACATGCCTACATCATCGGCGAGCACGGCGACAGCGAGGTGCCCGTCTGGAGCCGCGCCAACGTCGCCGGGGCTTTCTTGAGCGAGATCGAGCCGGCGGTGGGCACCCCCGACGACCCGGCGAAAATGTTCGAAGTTTTTGAGCACGTCAAAAACGCCGCCTACGAGATCATCGAGCGCAAGGGGGCGACCTCCTGGGCGATTGGCCTCGCCACCACCCAGATCGCGCGCGCCATCACCCGCAACCAGAACCGGGTGCTGCCGGTGAGTGTCTTGATGAGCGGCCTGCACGGCATCGAGGAGGTGTGCCTGGCCTATCCGGCGGTGCTCAACCGCCAGGGGATCGACCGGCTAGTCAAGTTTTCGCTCTCGCCGGCTGAAGAAGAGCAGTTGCAGCGCTCGGCCCGGGTGATGCGCCAGACCCTCGACGAGATCCAGTTTTAA
- the pyk gene encoding pyruvate kinase has translation MQPLDRRTKVVATIGPASSSPEVLRQLVKAGINVARLNFSHGSYEDHARMVKLLREVSEELDTPITLLQDLQGPKIRVGQLPEGGMPLAEGDELTLLPVAEFAGEPGTLSIDYPYLAEEATPGTQVLLDDGLLEFAVVEVTGNAVRCRVVRGGVLKSRKGVNLPSLDLRLPSMTDKDKQDLAFGLEQGVDWVSLSFVRRGEDIRVLKALLAEHGAADVPVIAKIEKPQAIANLEEIIDAVQGVMVARGDLGVEMSPEKVPLLQKRIIQLCNRRGIPVITATQMLDSMIRNPRPTRAEASDVANAILDGSDAVMLSGESAVGDFPVQSVEMLVRIAKEVEREFSFDNNPPAKSDEIHALCESLGTIDKILTLHCIATFTTTGFSASIAAAERPKAPVVAFTPDLKVYHRLNLLWGVKPLLLEHPAAELEKLIEQMERCLIERSLAAPGDRMLVLGGSPVQRAGGTNFLKIHTLH, from the coding sequence ATGCAGCCTTTAGACCGTCGAACGAAAGTCGTCGCGACGATCGGTCCTGCCAGCAGTTCCCCGGAGGTGCTCAGGCAACTGGTGAAAGCAGGAATCAACGTCGCGCGCTTGAATTTTTCCCACGGCAGCTACGAAGACCACGCCCGGATGGTCAAGCTGTTGCGGGAGGTCTCAGAAGAACTCGACACCCCGATTACACTGCTGCAAGATCTGCAGGGGCCGAAGATCCGCGTGGGCCAGCTGCCCGAGGGCGGAATGCCGCTTGCCGAGGGCGACGAGCTGACGCTGTTGCCGGTGGCGGAATTTGCGGGCGAACCCGGTACGCTCTCCATCGACTACCCGTATCTTGCGGAGGAGGCGACGCCGGGTACCCAGGTGCTCCTCGATGACGGCTTGCTCGAATTTGCCGTGGTTGAAGTGACAGGCAACGCCGTGCGCTGCCGGGTGGTGCGCGGGGGGGTGCTCAAAAGCCGTAAAGGGGTGAACCTGCCCAGTCTGGACTTGCGCCTGCCCTCGATGACCGACAAGGACAAGCAAGATCTCGCATTCGGTCTGGAGCAGGGTGTCGATTGGGTGTCGTTGAGCTTCGTGCGCCGCGGCGAGGACATTCGCGTACTCAAAGCACTGCTCGCTGAACACGGGGCCGCCGACGTGCCGGTGATCGCCAAGATCGAGAAGCCCCAGGCGATCGCCAATCTGGAGGAGATTATCGACGCAGTGCAGGGGGTGATGGTGGCCAGGGGCGATCTGGGCGTCGAGATGAGCCCGGAGAAGGTACCGCTGCTGCAAAAGCGGATCATTCAGCTGTGTAACCGGCGGGGCATTCCGGTGATCACCGCCACCCAGATGCTCGACAGCATGATCCGCAATCCGCGCCCGACCCGTGCTGAGGCAAGCGACGTCGCCAACGCCATCCTGGACGGCAGCGACGCGGTGATGCTCTCGGGCGAATCGGCGGTGGGCGATTTTCCGGTGCAGTCGGTAGAGATGCTCGTGCGCATCGCCAAAGAAGTCGAGCGGGAGTTTAGCTTCGACAACAATCCGCCCGCCAAATCCGATGAAATCCACGCCCTGTGCGAATCGCTGGGCACCATCGACAAGATCTTGACCCTGCACTGTATTGCTACTTTTACCACCACCGGCTTCAGCGCTTCGATTGCGGCCGCGGAGCGGCCGAAGGCGCCGGTGGTTGCCTTTACCCCCGACTTGAAGGTGTATCACCGGTTGAATCTGCTCTGGGGGGTGAAGCCCTTGCTGCTGGAGCACCCGGCGGCGGAACTCGAAAAACTGATCGAGCAGATGGAACGCTGCCTTATTGAACGCAGCCTCGCCGCCCCCGGCGACCGGATGCTGGTACTGGGAGGCAGCCCCGTCCAGCGCGCCGGTGGTACGAATTTTCTGAAGATCCATACGCTGCACTAA